The Leclercia sp. S52 genome has a segment encoding these proteins:
- a CDS encoding 3-oxoacyl-ACP reductase family protein translates to MQIDLTGKKALVTGASRGLGRAIALSLARAGADVVITYEKSADKAQAVADEITSLGRLSEAIQADSASAEAIQDAVTHAARTLGGLDILVNNAGIARGGPLESMTLADIDALINVNIRGVVIATQAALVHMSDGGRIINIGSCLANRVAQPGIAVYSMTKSALNSLTRGLARDLGPRGITVNLVHPGPTNSDMNPEDGVQAASQRQLIATGHYGQPEDIAAAVTFLASPAAGQISGTGLDVDGGLNA, encoded by the coding sequence ATGCAGATCGATTTAACAGGTAAGAAGGCGCTGGTTACCGGGGCCAGCCGGGGTTTAGGGCGCGCCATTGCGCTCTCGCTGGCCCGGGCGGGTGCCGATGTGGTTATCACCTACGAAAAATCCGCCGATAAAGCCCAGGCCGTCGCGGATGAAATTACGTCGTTAGGTCGTCTCAGCGAGGCGATTCAGGCCGACAGCGCCAGCGCAGAGGCCATTCAGGATGCCGTCACCCATGCGGCACGCACCCTGGGCGGGCTGGATATTCTGGTCAATAACGCCGGGATTGCGCGCGGCGGGCCGCTGGAGTCCATGACCCTGGCGGACATTGACGCTCTGATTAACGTTAATATTCGTGGGGTGGTGATCGCCACCCAGGCCGCGCTGGTGCATATGTCCGACGGCGGACGGATCATCAACATCGGCAGCTGTCTGGCCAACCGCGTTGCCCAGCCGGGTATCGCGGTATATTCGATGACCAAATCGGCGCTCAACTCCCTGACCCGCGGACTGGCGCGCGACCTCGGCCCGCGCGGCATTACCGTCAATCTGGTCCACCCCGGCCCCACCAACAGTGATATGAACCCGGAGGACGGTGTGCAGGCCGCATCCCAGCGTCAGCTCATTGCCACCGGGCACTACGGCCAGCCGGAAGATATCGCCGCCGCGGTCACCTTCCTCGCCAGCCCCGCCGCCGGGCAGATCTCCGGCACCGGTCTGGATGTGGACGGCGGCCTGAACGCCTGA
- a CDS encoding oxidoreductase, whose amino-acid sequence MSNTDIRVVPGPANYYSHRGALARLDAFFTPEQLSRAVWIYGERALAGAQPFLPPSFHTEGARHLLFKGHCSEHDVNALAEASGADRSVVIGVGGGALLDTAKAVARRLGLPVVAIPTIAATCAAWTPLSVWYNDAGQALHFEIFDDANYLVLVEPEIVLNAPAEYLLAGIGDTLAKWYEAVVLAPQPEQLPLTVRLGINGALAIRDVLLEQSEQALADQTRREVTREFHDVVDAIIAGGGMVGGLGERYTRVAAAHAVHNGLTVLPQTAQFLHGTKVAYGILVQSALLGQDEVLRELVAAYQRFNLPTTLRALEVDIHNRDELDRVIAHTLRPVESIHALPIALTPEILRAAFEKVENLSR is encoded by the coding sequence ATGAGTAACACCGATATCCGCGTCGTTCCCGGCCCGGCCAACTACTACTCCCATCGCGGAGCCCTTGCCCGCCTGGACGCTTTTTTCACCCCGGAACAGCTCTCCCGGGCGGTATGGATCTACGGCGAACGCGCCCTTGCCGGGGCTCAACCTTTCCTGCCGCCGAGCTTCCACACCGAGGGAGCCAGACACCTGCTGTTTAAAGGCCACTGCAGCGAGCACGACGTAAATGCGCTTGCGGAGGCCTCCGGGGCGGATCGCAGCGTGGTGATTGGCGTCGGCGGCGGCGCGCTGCTGGATACCGCCAAAGCGGTGGCCCGCCGTCTGGGCCTGCCGGTGGTGGCCATTCCGACCATCGCCGCCACCTGCGCCGCCTGGACTCCGCTGTCGGTGTGGTACAACGATGCCGGGCAGGCGCTGCACTTTGAAATTTTTGACGACGCCAACTACCTTGTGCTGGTCGAGCCGGAGATCGTGCTTAACGCCCCGGCGGAATACCTGCTGGCGGGGATCGGCGATACCCTGGCGAAATGGTATGAAGCGGTGGTGCTGGCCCCGCAACCCGAACAGCTTCCGCTGACGGTCAGGCTCGGCATTAATGGTGCGCTGGCGATCCGCGACGTGCTGCTGGAACAGAGCGAGCAGGCGCTGGCCGACCAGACGCGCCGCGAGGTGACCCGGGAGTTTCATGACGTGGTGGATGCCATTATTGCCGGCGGCGGCATGGTCGGCGGCCTCGGGGAACGCTACACCCGCGTGGCGGCGGCGCATGCGGTGCATAACGGCCTGACGGTGCTGCCGCAGACCGCGCAGTTCCTCCACGGCACCAAAGTGGCCTACGGCATTCTGGTGCAGAGCGCCCTGCTCGGTCAGGACGAGGTGCTGCGCGAGCTGGTCGCGGCGTACCAGCGCTTTAACCTGCCCACCACCCTGCGCGCGCTGGAAGTGGACATCCACAACCGCGACGAGCTGGATCGGGTGATCGCCCATACTCTGCGCCCGGTGGAGTCGATCCACGCCCTGCCGATCGCCCTGACGCCGGAGATCCTGCGCGCCGCGTTTGAGAAAGTGGAAAACCTCAGCCGCTAA